In Levilactobacillus brevis, the genomic window CTCCCGCTCCTTTAGTCCATTAAACTTCCCACGGATATTTACCATTTTTATCTTTCTTCGTGTGTTTCATCATGTACTCAGTCCGTTCGTCCATCCGCTTACGGGTCTTTTTTTTATTTCGGTGTCGAACGACCAACACTACAATCCCCAAGACAATGTAGATAGACATTCGAATAAACATCTGAACTTTTTTGTACGCAAACACGCTGGTCAAGATTATCACGGGTCGTCACCTCCTAATAGTTGTAGCGTACATAATTAATCAAACCAGAGAGAAAATGCTCACAGTCATCGATTCGCGTTCGAAAGTGATCATTCCGGGTAAAGAAGCCACCGTAAAATTTGCTGGGCTTGTAGAAAAACATAGCAACCTCGGGTTCAAACGCTCCAACCACTAGCTCATGCTCGGCTCGATATATCCAAACCGCCCGCAAATATTGGACATCATAGTTCTCAAGGAGATCGTCATTACCCGTCCGCTGAACAGCAGCCACCAAACGCATCGTGGCATTCAGGAGCTCCAAGCGGGTTGGATGTGGTGTTATCTGCCGTTTAATAATGTCTAGCTGATCGAACGCATTCTGCAGCCCCATGGCCATGTACTCGCGATTATCAGGAAAGACATGAACCGCCTCGTTCGTCGCGTAGGCAATCCAGTGATCATGATACTTGCCATAGTCATTTTTTACCATAAAGTCAAGCGTCTGCTGTGCCAGCTGTCGAATCTCCTCATCATCAGTGAGCTTGAACAATCGAAGTAGTGCAAAGACAATCTCACCTTCATAGTAAATAATGCGGAAGTGGTCTTTGACCGTCAAATCGGAATTCAACACGTGATTGAACTCGCCCGATGACTGACGAAACGCCTGCACACCGTAAAAAGCCTGACGGGCAACCTCAGTAAATTGGATATCTTGCGTCACTTCTTGATATTTGCAGAGCGCCAAGATTAGCATAGCTTGCGCACCCAGCTTAATTTCTGGTGTTCCTTTTTTCGGTCGTTCAATCACCAACCGTGCGCCATCATGAGTAATCGTTAACTCGTCAATACCCCATTTCAAGGCCCGCTTCACGCGATCAAAATCTTCAGTTTTACCAGTAAATGCAATTGCTTCCAGTAACGCATAAATACTGGAAAAGTGGCGCACACTATTATAGTTTGTTAAAACTCGCTGCATTGCTGGGAAATAACCATAAATAAATTTGCCATTGTCTTGGATTTGCCGTGCTAGATAAGATTCCCCTGCTATCAAATAGTCTGTAATCTCCCGGCGGGGGTCAAGGAGCCGCCGTACACCGATCGTTCCATCCTCCCATGTTGCTAACGGCCAGATATGCTGCCCATCGGAAAAGATACCAAAAGTTGAAAAGCTCCAAATATACTGATTGCCTGCCAAATCAGGTTGCTCGCATCCATCACGTGTTTGTAAATAACGCGCGATTGCTTCAAAATCTAACCAACTACCGGTCTTATTCTCTCCAATAACATGTGCTTCCCCGGGATGAATGAACTCGTGGCCGTTAATTTCCATTTCCAGCAAAGCCGAGTGGAAATCAGCATCGAAGCTAAGTCCTCGCCGCCAAAAGTTCATGCGCTTCATGGATTTTAATTCACGCTGTAAACCAGTCATTTTTCTGCGCTGAACACCGCACACAGCATCAATTCGAACCCAAGAATTCTGCGATGCCGGTGCCAAAATCATCAGAATTTTCGACCATGCCGCTTCGAAATTATTTTCATGAATAAACTTAGTTGTTGCGCGATGGCGTCGATCTGAAACCGACAATGCTAATGTAACCTTTCCTGTTGCAACATCTTGGGCTGAACCAAGATTACTCATCGCCTCTCGAAATTCTCTGATCACTGACTTTTTCATCACTAGAACCGC contains:
- a CDS encoding glycosyl transferase family 1, encoding MKKSVIREFREAMSNLGSAQDVATGKVTLALSVSDRRHRATTKFIHENNFEAAWSKILMILAPASQNSWVRIDAVCGVQRRKMTGLQRELKSMKRMNFWRRGLSFDADFHSALLEMEINGHEFIHPGEAHVIGENKTGSWLDFEAIARYLQTRDGCEQPDLAGNQYIWSFSTFGIFSDGQHIWPLATWEDGTIGVRRLLDPRREITDYLIAGESYLARQIQDNGKFIYGYFPAMQRVLTNYNSVRHFSSIYALLEAIAFTGKTEDFDRVKRALKWGIDELTITHDGARLVIERPKKGTPEIKLGAQAMLILALCKYQEVTQDIQFTEVARQAFYGVQAFRQSSGEFNHVLNSDLTVKDHFRIIYYEGEIVFALLRLFKLTDDEEIRQLAQQTLDFMVKNDYGKYHDHWIAYATNEAVHVFPDNREYMAMGLQNAFDQLDIIKRQITPHPTRLELLNATMRLVAAVQRTGNDDLLENYDVQYLRAVWIYRAEHELVVGAFEPEVAMFFYKPSKFYGGFFTRNDHFRTRIDDCEHFLSGLINYVRYNY